GCCCTGCTGCCGCTGCAGAACATGGGCGAGACCGCGGCCCTGTACGCGTGGGTGTTCCTGCTGATCGCGGTCGCCGGGCCGGGCCGGTTCGCGCTGAGCAGCCTGCTGCGCCGCCGCGCGGCCGAGCGGGTGGAGCGCGTCCCGGCCGGGGTGTGAGTCAAGCGGGCTGCGGGGCCGGGTCCTCGTCGCGCAGCAGCGGCGACCCGGCCAGCAGCACGGTGCACCCGGCCAGACCGCCGGCGGCCACCAGTTCCAGCGCGATCCACGGCCCGCCGCGGACGTGCTCCCCGAACACCAGCAGACCCCAGCCCAGCGCGACGAGCGGGTTGGCCAGGACGAGCCCGGGCTGGGCGGCGACGAGCCGCCCGGCCCGGAGTGCGGTCTGCAGCAGGAAGAACCCGGCAGGCCCGGCGACGAGCATCGCGTAGGTCTGCCACGCCTTGAACAACCCCGGCACGCCGCCCGCTGTGAGCGCCGCGGTCACCCCGGCCATGAGGACCGCGGTGAACCCGAACCACAGCCCCGCCGCGGCGCCGAGGAACGCCGCGCTGTGGGTGGTCTCGTCCCGTTTGCCCGCAACGAACAGCACGCCCACACAGGTGATCGTCACGGCGCAGCCGAGCAGCCACTCCAGCGCGGAGACGCCCCGGGCGTCCCCACCGCCGGGGGCGAGCGCGAACAGCAACAGCCCGACGGAGACGGCCATCCCGACCGCGGCGACCCAGTCCCGGATCCCGAGGCGGGTGCGGAAGACCAGCCCCGCCAGGACGAGCGTGACCGCCAGCTCGGACACCATGATCGGCTGGATGAGGACGATCGGCCCGGTCGCGAGCGCCGCCGCCTGCAACACGAGCCCGGTGAGCATGACGACGACCCCCGCGACCCACACCGGGGTCCTGACGAGCCCCTTGAGCGCGCCGACGTCGAGGTCGCTGCCCTGCTGCCTCCGCGCCCCGGCCCGCTGCAGGACGGCACCCGCGGCATTCGCGACGGCGGCGAGCACCGCCAGCAGCACGGTCAGCACAACATCACGGTGACACGGGCGCGAGTGGCGCGCACGGCAGCGGGTGCGGGCGGGTGAGCTGCGCAGAGGGGCCCGGGGGAGCTGGGGGAGGGGTGGCGGGAAGGGATGGTGGGGCGGTGCCGCAGGTGCCGCCGGAGGCGGCGGGCCGCGACGGCGAGGGCGGCGGGAAGGCCCGCGAGGGTGCGAGGGCTGTGAGGGCTGTGAGGGCGTGGGTCGGGCAGGCGCGCGAGGGCGGCGGGCCGCGAGGCCGGTGATGCGGCGGGTTCGCGGCGGTGCCGCGGATGCCGCCGGAGGCGGCGGGCCGCGAGGGTTCGGGTTGCGGTAGGCAGGCCCGCGAGGGCGAGAGCCGCGAAGGCGGCGCGCCGCGACGGCGCCGGGCCGTGAGAGTGCGAGGGCGGTGGCGGTGCGGCGAGGGTGCGGGTCGCGGTAGGCAGGCCCGCGAGGGCGAGAGCCGCGAGGGCGCCGAGCCGCGTGGGCGCGAGCGCTGCGGCGGTGCCGCGGGAGTGCGGGGGCGGGCAGGCCGCAAGTTCCGGCCACGGGCGGGCCTGGCTGTGGTTGGAGGAATCAGGCCCGTCAGCCGCCCAGTTGTGTGGCGCTCAGTGTGTTCAGCACGCGCTCCGGCCCGATGCCCACGGCCTCCGCGCGCACCGTCCCGTTTCCGAGCCAGTCCAGCTGCCCCGGCGCGTGGGCGTCCGTGTCGATGGTGAACACGCAGCCGATCCCGGCGGCCATCGCGAGCAGGTCGTCGGGCGGGTCCATGCGTTCCGGGCGGCAGTTGATCTCCACCGCGGTCCCACTCTCACGACAGGCCTCGAACACCCGCTCGGCGTCGAACTGCGACTGGGGGCGTCCGCGGCCCATCACCATCCGCCCCGTGCAGTGCCCCAAGACGTCGACCAGCGGGTTCCGCACCGCCGCCAGCATCCGCTCGGTCATCGGCTCCGACGGCATCCGCAGCTTCGAGTGCACGCTCGCCACCACCACGTCCAGCCGCTCCAGCAGGTCGTCGCGCTGGTCGAGCGAACCGTCCTCGAGGATGTCGACCTCGATGCCCGTCAGGATCCGGAACGGCGCGAGCTTCTCGTTCAGCTCCGCCACCACGTCGAGCTGCCGCAGCAGCCGCTCGGCCGACAGCCCGTTCGCCACCGTCAGCCGCGGCGAGTGATCCGTCAGCGCGATCCACTCGTGCCCCAGCGCCCGCGCTGCCTCGGCCATCTCCTCGATCGGGCTGCCGCCGTCCGACCAGTCCGAATGGGTGTGGCAGTCGCCCTTCAACTCACCCCGCAGCCCCGACCGGTCCGGCTCCGGGGCCTCCGCGAGCAGTTTCGCCAGGTAGTCCGGCTGCTCGCCGGCGCACGCCTGCTCCACCACCTGCGCGGTCGCCGGACCGATGCCCGGCAGCGCCTTCAGGGTGCCGAGCCGGACCCGCTCGGCCAGCTCGTCCGGCGGCAACCCCGCCACCACGGCCGCCGCGCGCCGGAACGCCCGCACCCGGTAGGTCGGCGCGCCCGCGCGCTCCAGCTCGAACGCGATCTGCCGCAAAGCCTGTGCCGGGTCCACGACACCACACCTACCGCGCCGCGGCGCGGTTCGCACGTCAGGCGCCGGTGACCCCGTCGACGCCCTCGCGCAGGAAGTCGGCGTGCCCGTTGTGCCGGGCGTACTCGTGGATCATGTGCAGCATCACCGCGCGCAGCGACACGTCGGCGCCCCAGCGCGGCGAGTGCACGACGAGGTCGAGCGACTCGGCCGCCGCCTCGATGCGCCGGGCGTGCTCGACCTCGGCCTGCCACGCCGCGAACGCCTCCGACCGCGTGGACTCCCGCGCGTCGTAGGCCACCTGGAAATCGCCCTCGTCCGACCACACCAGCGGCAGCTCCGCCTCCCCGTTGATCGTCCGCCGGAACCACGCGCGCTCCACCTCGGCCATGTGCCGCACCAGCCCGAGCAGCGACAGCGTCGACGGCGGCATGGACTGCTTGCGCAGGTCCGCATCGGACAGTCCGTCGCACCTCCAGGCCAGCGTGGCGCGGTGGTAGTCGAGGTGGGCGCGCAACAGTTCGCGCTCACCGCCGACGGTCGGGATCCCGGGACGTTCGGTGGGCATGACGCGGAAGCGTACCTACCGGCGCGGCACCTTGATCCCGTACTGCGCGATCTTGCGGTACACCGTGGCGCGGCTCATGCCCAGCATCGACGCCACCTGCGCGGCCGTCGTGCCCGGTTTGGTCAGGCAGCGCACGATTTCGTCGCGCTCCACGGCCTCCATCCGCGTCAGGCGGCGGCCGGGGCTGGTGAACACCTCCGGCGGCAGGTGCCGGGTGTCGACGACATCAGCCCGCGACACGGCCTCGCGCACCACCTGCCGCAGCTGGCGGACGTTGCCCGGCCACGGGTAGGCCGTCAGCGCCCGCGAGGCGGCCGGCGTGAAGGTGACCGGGCGGCCGCGGCTCTCCCGCGCGAAGTGCCCGGCCAGCGGGAGGACGTCGTCCGGCCGGTACCGCAGCGCCGGCACCTCGACGACAGTGTCGACCAGGGCCCGCAGCGCGTCCGGCACGCCCGCGTGGTCGGCGGCCGTCAACACGAACCCTCCGCGCGCCGAGGCGAACAGCGCGGCCAGCTCCTCCGCGGCGTAGGCGGGCAGCGCGTCGGCGCCGGAGAGGATCACGCACGTGTCGGCCTTGCCCACCTCCGGCGTCCACAGCGCGAGCCACGACGCCGCGTCCTGCGGCGCGGGCGGCCGGGCGTTGAGGACGCGTTCCCGCGGGCGCACCGACCGGCGGGCCATCGACGCCAGCGCGGCCTTCCCGCTGCCCGGCTCGCCGGTCACGCACACCACACGGCCGTGCTCCATGGCCGTGCGGGCTTCGGCGAGCGCGTCGGACCAGGCGCCGGACAGGTTCGCCGCGACGTCGGGCAGCCGGTCGGAGTAGACGTGGAAGACCTCGCCACGCGGACTGGGCGGCGCGAGGTGGCCGTGCGACCGGGCGAGCATCAGCGCGGCCGTGTTGCCCGCCGCGGCCTGGGCCAGCGCCAGCAGCAGTTCCTTCGACGACCTCGACCATGTGGTGAGGTTGACGCTGCCGATCAACCGGTTCGTGCCCGGCTCCAGCACCGGCGCGGCGGCGCAGGTGTAGCCCCACAGGCCCGTGCAGTAGTGCTCCTCGGCGGACACCAGTGACGGGGCGCGGTCGGCCAGCGCGAGGCCGAGCCCGTTGGTGCCGGCGTCGCGCTCCGCGTAGGAGAAGCCCGGTGCCAGGTGGACCCGGTCCAGCGAACGGAGGATGGTGCTGTCGTCGCACAGCCGGCTCAGCACCAGGCCGTCACTGTCGGTCAGCATCAGGCTGACCGGTTCGTTGGCCAGGGTCGTGTGCAGGCCGGAGAGCACCTCCTGGCCGCACTCGAAGAACAGCGAATCGTGGTCGACGGTGCCGGTGAACGCCGGCCGCACCGTCTCCGGTGACACCCCGTACTGCCTGCTGCGCTGCCAGGACGCGGCCAGCCGGGGCGGCAGGACCGCCCGCTGATCCACCATCGGCGACCTCCCGTCCGCATCGTTGCGTCTTCCGGCGAGGCTACCGCGCCGCGCCG
The window above is part of the Amycolatopsis thermoflava N1165 genome. Proteins encoded here:
- a CDS encoding DinB family protein, which encodes MPTERPGIPTVGGERELLRAHLDYHRATLAWRCDGLSDADLRKQSMPPSTLSLLGLVRHMAEVERAWFRRTINGEAELPLVWSDEGDFQVAYDARESTRSEAFAAWQAEVEHARRIEAAAESLDLVVHSPRWGADVSLRAVMLHMIHEYARHNGHADFLREGVDGVTGA
- a CDS encoding GAF domain-containing protein encodes the protein MVDQRAVLPPRLAASWQRSRQYGVSPETVRPAFTGTVDHDSLFFECGQEVLSGLHTTLANEPVSLMLTDSDGLVLSRLCDDSTILRSLDRVHLAPGFSYAERDAGTNGLGLALADRAPSLVSAEEHYCTGLWGYTCAAAPVLEPGTNRLIGSVNLTTWSRSSKELLLALAQAAAGNTAALMLARSHGHLAPPSPRGEVFHVYSDRLPDVAANLSGAWSDALAEARTAMEHGRVVCVTGEPGSGKAALASMARRSVRPRERVLNARPPAPQDAASWLALWTPEVGKADTCVILSGADALPAYAAEELAALFASARGGFVLTAADHAGVPDALRALVDTVVEVPALRYRPDDVLPLAGHFARESRGRPVTFTPAASRALTAYPWPGNVRQLRQVVREAVSRADVVDTRHLPPEVFTSPGRRLTRMEAVERDEIVRCLTKPGTTAAQVASMLGMSRATVYRKIAQYGIKVPRR
- a CDS encoding DMT family transporter, coding for MLTVLLAVLAAVANAAGAVLQRAGARRQQGSDLDVGALKGLVRTPVWVAGVVVMLTGLVLQAAALATGPIVLIQPIMVSELAVTLVLAGLVFRTRLGIRDWVAAVGMAVSVGLLLFALAPGGGDARGVSALEWLLGCAVTITCVGVLFVAGKRDETTHSAAFLGAAAGLWFGFTAVLMAGVTAALTAGGVPGLFKAWQTYAMLVAGPAGFFLLQTALRAGRLVAAQPGLVLANPLVALGWGLLVFGEHVRGGPWIALELVAAGGLAGCTVLLAGSPLLRDEDPAPQPA
- a CDS encoding PHP domain-containing protein; this encodes MDPAQALRQIAFELERAGAPTYRVRAFRRAAAVVAGLPPDELAERVRLGTLKALPGIGPATAQVVEQACAGEQPDYLAKLLAEAPEPDRSGLRGELKGDCHTHSDWSDGGSPIEEMAEAARALGHEWIALTDHSPRLTVANGLSAERLLRQLDVVAELNEKLAPFRILTGIEVDILEDGSLDQRDDLLERLDVVVASVHSKLRMPSEPMTERMLAAVRNPLVDVLGHCTGRMVMGRGRPQSQFDAERVFEACRESGTAVEINCRPERMDPPDDLLAMAAGIGCVFTIDTDAHAPGQLDWLGNGTVRAEAVGIGPERVLNTLSATQLGG